CTCAACGGCACCAAGATGTTCATCACCCAGGGCACCGTGGGCGACGTCTTCGTGGTGCTGGCCCTCACCTCGCCGGAGAAGCGGCAGAAGGGCATCACCGCCTTCATCCTCGAGAAGGGGCTGCCCGGCTTCAGCCAGCGCTCCATCCACGGCAAGCTGGGCATGCGCTCCTCGGACACCGCGGAGCTCATCCTGGAGGGCGTGGAGGTGCCGGACTCGCAGCGGCTGGGCGAGGTGGACCACGGCTTCATCGACACGCTGAAGATCCTCGACAAGGGCCGCATCACCATCGGCGCGCTGGCGGTGGGGCTCGGCCGAGGCGCGCTGGAGGAGTCGGTCCGCTACGCCCGCGAGCGCACCGCCTTCGGCCAGCCCATCTCCGAGTTCCAGGGCCTGCGCTGGATGTTCGCGGACATCCGCACGGAGATCGACGCGGCGCGCCTGCTCGTCCACCGCGCGGCGTGGATGGCGGACGCCGGCATGCCGTACACGCAGGCTGCCTCCCAGGCCAAGCTCTACGCCTCCGAGGCCGCCATGCGGGCCTGCAACAAGGCCGTGCAGATCCACGGCGGCTACGGCTACACCCGGGAGTTCCCCGTCGAGCGCTACCTGCGCGATGCCAAGCTGTGCGAGATCGGCGAGGGCACCAGCGAGGTCCAGCGCTCCATCATCGCCCGCGAGATCTTCAAGGGCTGACGGATGGAGACCGCCCGGCTCGAGCAACTCGGCCTGCGGGTCGAGGAAAGCCCCACGGGCCAGCAAGCCACGCTGGAGCTGGGGGAGGCCTTCGTCCTGGAGAACCCCGTGACGCGCCAGCCGCTCGGGCCCGTCACCTTCCAGGTCGCCGGGGAGCGCCTGGTGCCCATGGCGCCGCCCGCGGTGGTGGGGCTGCCGCCCATCCCGCTGGGCTCGGTGGGGACACGGGGGGACGTTGCCCTGGTGCTCACCAGCGCCTACGACGAGTACCTCTTCCACATCGAGCGCCGCTCCGCGCAGCTCCACGCGATGGGGCTCCATCCCAACCTGCACCCGGAGACGCTGGAGCTGTCCACGGAGCTGGAGATCGGGCCGCTCTCGCTCTCGCTCGTCACGGATCG
The sequence above is drawn from the Hyalangium gracile genome and encodes:
- a CDS encoding acyl-CoA dehydrogenase family protein — protein: MDFELPESHRALKASLKDFCERKVKTQSREWDKDEKFPMEVVRELGQLGVLGMLVSEEYGGAAMDSLAVAVAVEEIARYDGSLALTVASHNGLGTSHIRVFGNAAQKKKYLPKLASGEWLGAWGLTEPGSGSDASGMKTTAVRKGDKWVLNGTKMFITQGTVGDVFVVLALTSPEKRQKGITAFILEKGLPGFSQRSIHGKLGMRSSDTAELILEGVEVPDSQRLGEVDHGFIDTLKILDKGRITIGALAVGLGRGALEESVRYARERTAFGQPISEFQGLRWMFADIRTEIDAARLLVHRAAWMADAGMPYTQAASQAKLYASEAAMRACNKAVQIHGGYGYTREFPVERYLRDAKLCEIGEGTSEVQRSIIAREIFKG